A genomic window from Calditrichota bacterium includes:
- a CDS encoding cation-translocating P-type ATPase — translation MRGKNCQPQPVLTPRLHLPDRSLLTFDVSGMDCPSCASHVAGAVSKLNGVRQVEVDLTGGVMTLSPGKQHPEAIAKAVERAGYRAVLRVETDTVLPENDFQWKPLLPIVTSILLVGAGITLRDFTGYDLAGIVLIAAGMSAGGWSVGWKGLKALLKGRLDMNFLMAGAAVGAALLGEWTEAGLLVVLFGIAEYIEEASLNRARRDTRRLLALTPRTALRLESGQPVERPVHQLRIDDHVLVKPGMLLPADGVVVGGSTSVDQSSITGESVPIARSAGDDVLAGTLNGEGALEIRVTRAPGDSTFDRIVRMVEAAQRARTPVQTTIERFAAVYTPVVTGLALLTAVIPPLLFGSLWSEWIYRALALLVISCPCSLVFASPVTVAAALTSAARSGVLIKGGRYLEQVSRLKAFAFDKTGTITEGRLTVRRVEPLNGLLPNDLLRLAASVELHSEHPIGRALVSEASARGLKLVSPMNFRALPGRGAEAIVEGQLITVGKGLQDNGNGHLTASQQAFTSSDWDALTPVLVRSEEAVLGVIGLSDAVRPAARATFDDLQSQGIGHLAILTGDQTAVAQKVAKDVGAGEVHAGLLPGEKLEAIRRIREHYGPVGMVGDGVNDAPALAAADIGIAVGGTGSDAALETSDIILLSGRIDRLPWLMRLSAKVNRIVAVNIGLAIGIKALFLILALSGYTSLWLALVADDGVALLVIFNGLRARKG, via the coding sequence ATGCGCGGGAAGAACTGCCAACCCCAACCAGTATTAACGCCGAGGTTACACTTGCCGGATAGATCGCTGCTTACGTTCGACGTCTCGGGAATGGACTGCCCGTCGTGCGCTTCCCATGTCGCGGGAGCCGTTTCCAAACTAAATGGCGTCCGGCAGGTGGAGGTCGATTTAACCGGTGGTGTGATGACGCTATCGCCGGGGAAACAGCATCCGGAGGCGATAGCAAAAGCCGTCGAACGAGCCGGCTATCGTGCCGTTCTGCGCGTCGAAACGGATACGGTGCTTCCAGAGAATGATTTCCAGTGGAAACCGCTTCTGCCGATAGTGACCTCGATTCTGTTGGTAGGCGCGGGCATTACCCTGCGGGATTTTACCGGATATGACCTTGCCGGTATCGTCTTGATCGCTGCGGGCATGTCTGCCGGCGGATGGAGCGTTGGATGGAAGGGCCTAAAGGCGCTCCTTAAGGGACGTTTGGACATGAACTTCCTAATGGCTGGAGCCGCTGTCGGAGCGGCTCTACTCGGAGAGTGGACTGAAGCCGGGCTGCTAGTCGTCCTTTTCGGCATTGCAGAATACATCGAGGAAGCGAGCCTGAACCGCGCCCGTCGCGATACCCGGAGGTTGCTGGCATTGACGCCCCGAACCGCGCTTCGCCTTGAAAGCGGTCAGCCGGTCGAGCGACCGGTGCACCAGTTGCGCATCGACGACCACGTGTTAGTGAAGCCGGGGATGCTTCTGCCAGCAGATGGCGTTGTTGTGGGAGGCTCCACTTCCGTCGATCAATCGAGCATCACCGGCGAGTCGGTCCCGATTGCGAGATCCGCGGGAGATGACGTCCTCGCCGGCACCTTGAACGGCGAAGGCGCGCTCGAAATCCGCGTGACTCGTGCTCCAGGGGACTCCACCTTCGACCGGATAGTGCGCATGGTCGAAGCCGCGCAACGTGCCCGGACACCGGTGCAGACCACGATTGAGCGCTTTGCGGCAGTTTATACCCCGGTGGTAACCGGCCTGGCGCTTCTTACGGCGGTTATTCCGCCGCTCTTGTTCGGCTCACTCTGGAGCGAGTGGATCTATCGCGCGTTGGCGCTGCTGGTCATCTCCTGCCCCTGTTCGCTCGTCTTTGCATCCCCCGTGACGGTAGCCGCGGCATTGACTTCGGCGGCGCGCAGCGGCGTCCTGATAAAGGGCGGACGATACCTCGAGCAGGTCTCGCGCTTGAAGGCGTTCGCTTTCGACAAGACCGGCACTATCACCGAAGGCCGCCTGACGGTTCGCCGGGTCGAGCCGCTTAACGGTCTATTACCCAATGATCTACTTAGGCTTGCGGCTTCAGTGGAACTTCACTCTGAGCATCCCATCGGACGGGCACTCGTCTCAGAGGCAAGCGCGCGAGGCCTCAAACTGGTCTCACCGATGAACTTTCGGGCTTTGCCGGGGCGGGGAGCTGAGGCAATTGTCGAGGGGCAACTCATTACGGTTGGAAAAGGGCTGCAGGATAACGGCAATGGTCACCTAACTGCTTCGCAACAGGCATTCACTTCAAGCGATTGGGACGCCCTCACGCCGGTGTTGGTCCGGTCCGAGGAAGCCGTTCTCGGCGTTATCGGGCTCTCGGACGCGGTCCGGCCCGCTGCCAGGGCGACTTTCGACGATCTGCAGAGCCAGGGTATCGGACACCTGGCTATCCTTACCGGTGATCAGACTGCCGTTGCACAGAAGGTTGCGAAAGATGTCGGTGCCGGAGAAGTCCACGCCGGACTGCTGCCGGGCGAAAAGCTGGAGGCTATCCGACGCATTAGAGAACATTACGGCCCCGTCGGAATGGTCGGCGACGGCGTCAACGACGCTCCAGCGCTTGCGGCGGCAGATATCGGCATTGCCGTCGGCGGCACCGGGTCCGATGCCGCTCTCGAAACCTCCGACATCATCCTCCTGAGCGGGCGTATAGACCGCCTCCCGTGGCTTATGCGACTCTCGGCAAAGGTCAACCGGATCGTTGCCGTCAATATCGGACTCGCAATCGGGATCAAAGCACTCTTTCTGATCCTCGCACTCTCCGGATATACCTCGTTATGGCTGGCATTGGTGGCGGACGACGGCGTGGCGCTGCTCGTCATTTTCAACGGACTACGGGCTCGTAAAGGTTGA